In Micromonospora inyonensis, the genomic window GGACGTAGGCGACCAGGGTCGACCAGGACGCCTGGCCGGCGTCGTCGACCTTCCAGCGGGCCGCGACCGGCAGCAGCCGGACCAGGAAACGCCAGATGACCCGTCCGTCCCGGAGAAAGAAGAAGGTCGCGAACACCACCAGCAGGGTGCCGGTGAGCAACTCGGCGACGGTCGCGGCGGTGGAGAGCGCGCCGCTGGTCAGCTGGTTGGTGTTGTCGTTCACCCACTGCTGACCCTCGTCGATGTAGCGGTCGAGCTGGCTGTCGCTCATGTGCAGCGGCCCGGTCTTCAACCAGTCCTGGATCTGCCGGACCCCCTGGGACGACTTCTTGCTCAGTTCCGGGACGCCCTTGATGAACTCGTTGACCACCAGGGTCAGCGTGCCGACCACCGCCGCCACCCCGCCCACCAGCACCACCGCCGTCGCGAGCGACCGGGGAAAGCGGGCCCGCAGCAGCCAGCCCACGGCCGGGGCGAGCAGCGCCGAGAGCAGCAGCGCCACGGCCAACGGGATGATCACGATGCGGATCTGGCTGACGATCCTCAGCAGTGCCCAGCCGACCAGCCCGACCACGAGCAGCCGCCACGACCAGGCGGCCCCGATCCGCAGCGCGTGCGGGACGTCCGCGTCGTCCCGGCTGGCGGTGGAGGAGTGCAGTGCCGCCGGGGTCTCCGCGCCGACCACCACCGCCGACGATGGGGCGACCGGCCCCGGGTTGTCCGGCGAGGCGACCCCCGACTCCGGTCCACCCTGCGCGGCGGGGACGGCGTCGGCACGGACGCGGTGGCGTTCCCGACCCGCCCGGACCGCGTCCCGTCCCGACTCGTACGCGTGACGGAGCCGTCCGCGTACCCGTTCCAAGCGGCTCACGCGCACCTCCAGGTAACCAACTGTTGTCATACGGTAACCACTGAACCGGAACCGTCGCCGAGGCCACGGTAGGCACGGTCCGCCACACCTTGCCCCCGCGCCGCACCCGGTAACCACCAGCGGGAGGGCACGCCCGGACACGGTAGCGTTCCTCCCGTGACCGCTGACCAGAATGGTGACCCCGGGCTGCCGATCCGTCTCCTGCACGACCGCGTGCTGGTGCGGCTGGAGGGGAACGAGGGTGAGCGCCGCTCCACCGCCGGCATCGTGATCCCGGCGACCGCGGCCGTGGGCAAGCGTCTCGCCTGGGCGACCGCGGTGGGCGTCGGGCCCAACGTCCGGTCCATCGTCTCCGGCGACCGCGTGCTCTTCGACCCCGACGACCGGTCCGAGGTCGAACTGCACGGCCGAGGTTACGTCCTGCTCCGCGAGCGGGACGTGCACGCCGTCGCCGCCGAACGGGTCGAACCCGACTCGACCGGCCTGTACCTCTAGCTCGACGTCCTCCCCCACCGACCGGGCAGCCGCCCGGTCGGTGCTCGTTTGCGCCCTGCGACGGCGGGAAGCCAGGCACGTCCACGCCCCGGGGAGGGACGATGCCGGTTTTCCTGAAGAAGCTGCTGATCTGGGGAGGCGTCGCCTTCCTGATCTACTTCATGGCGTTCCGGCCGCAGGGGGCGGCAGAGATGTTCAAGGCCATCGGGGTCGCCCTCCTGGCCATCGCCGCCGGCCTGGGCGACTTCCTGAGCAGCCTGCTGACCTGACACCGCCCCCGACGACCAGATCGAGGCCGTCCCGGGGGCGGATCAGCGGTGGGGCGGCCAGGGGGCGACCGGCGGGGGTGGGCCGTACCAGGCGGGAGGACCGGGGAGGTGGACCGGCGGGGGCGGTGGCGCGAGCACCACCGGGATCGGCACCACCGGCTCGTCCGGCGGGTCGACCGGACGCTGCTGGCCGTCCGGGAAACGCAGGTGGTAGCGCTCCCCGTCCCAGATCCCGACCGGGGCGTACGGATCCCGCCCCACGAAGAACGCCCGGTACGCGCTGATCGTGTCCAGCAGGTGCCGCTCCTCGGCGAGGGCCCGCTGCCGGTCGGCCGGACGAGCGTCCAGGCCCCGCCGCATGCCGTCGCGCAGCAGGGCCAGCCGGGTGGCGGAGAACTGGTACTCCCGCATCGCCTTTACCGCGCGGTCGCCCCCGACCCGGCGGGCCCAGCTCCGGGCCGCGTGCCGGCGGCCGAGGCTGCCCAGCGCGGCCACCTCGGGCGGGGTGAGCCAACCGGCACGGACGTAGTCGGGCAGGATGCGCTCGGTCAGCCGGCCCTCCCAGGCCCGCAACCAGACCGCCAGCCCGACCATGGCGAAGAAGATCGGCACCATCACGCCGATGTAGCCGTAGAGGGCGACCAGGGGCTGCCCGATGGCCAGGGACAGCGACGGCAGGAAGTTCCAGGCGCCGTGCAGCATCATCGCCAGCAGCAGCCCGGCGATCGGGGCGAGCACGCGGACCCGACGGTCGGCGGTCCGGGCGGCGATGCCCAGCCCCACCCCGGTCATCGCGGTGAAGAGGGGGTGGGCGAACCCGAAAATCAGGATCCGGACGATGAAGGTCAGCAGGACCTGCTGCGCGCCGGTGGCCGGGCCGTACTCCTCGACACCGGTGCGGTAGCCGTACCCGCCCAGGTAGAGGATGTTCTCCACCATGGCGAACCCGACCGCGGAGAGCCCGCAGTAGACCAGCCCGTCGGTGATGCCGGACCACTCCCGCCGCCGGAAGATCAGCAGCAGGATCGGCCCGAGGGCCTTGGTCAGTTCCTCGATGAACGGGGCGCTGAACACGGCGGTGAGGGTTTCCGGCAGCCCCCAGTCGGCGAACCGGTCGGCGAAGAACCCGTTGACCTCGATCGACGCCGCCGTGGAGACGAACGCCCCCCAGGCGAAGCAGAAGAGAAGGTACTTCAGCGGCTCCGGCTCGTACCGGTCGAGCCACAGGAAACAGGTCACCAGCACCGGGACCGGCAGGATCGCGGCGACCAGGCCGACCAGCAGCGCCTCCGCGCCCAGGCTCTCGCCGAGCGTGAACAGCATGAAGACCGCGCAGGCGGCGATGAGCAGGATCGCGCCGGCCAGCACCACGTACCGCCACCAGGTGCGACGCCGGTACGGCAGCGGCACGCCGGGCGGTCCGCCCAACGGGGTGAGGGCGGGGCTCGGCGGCGAGGGAGCAGCCGGGGTGGCTCCGCCGGACGGGGTGTCGGCCATGCGGTCAGCGTAGCCACCCCGCACCGGACCGGCCGGGCGCATTCGGTACCGGTGACGCGTCCGTCGGACGCGGGTGGCCACCGCGCCACCGGAGCCCGGTGGTCAGGGCGGCGGGGGCGGGGCGGGCCGGGGCGGGGCGGGCCGCCCGGCGCTCTCCTGTTCACCGAAGGAGGCCCGGATCAGTCGGTTGGCCTCCTCCTGTTCCAGGCCGGAGGCGACCATCAGGTCGCTGGCCGTGGTGCGCACCTGCGCCACCACCACGCTGCCGGAGAAGCCCACCCCCTGCGTGTACGCCCGGCCGGCCTCGCTGACCGCGCGCAGGGAGCGTTCCCGGCTGTCCTGCGGTTCCGCCCCGACGGCGAACTCGTGCCGGAGCAGCCGGACCGACTCGGCGAGGTGCCCGATCGCGTCGGGCAGCGGGTCGGGCACCGGTTCCCCGTCCTCGATCATGGTGACCGCCCGGCGGATCAACGTGCCGCTGTTGCGCATCGCCCGGTCGACCGGCACGGCGGCCTCCGCGTAGTGGGCCAGCTCGTCGCGCCGGTGCCAGCGGGCCGGGGAGATGGTGATGGTCTCCTTCGCCCCCTCGATCGCCTCGGCGAAGGCGGTCAGCTCCTCGTGGTTGGCCCGGAGCCGCTCCAGCGCCCCCTGGCACCGGTCCCGGTCCCGGTCCCGGATTCCCTGCGCCGCCCGGTCGAGCTGGTCGGCGAGCAGGTCCAGGGCCGGGCGGGCGGCCCGGTTGATCACGCGGAGTGGGTTGAGCGGCAGCAGCACCGCCGTGACCAGCAGCGCGATGCCACCACCGACGAAGGCATCCACGAACCGGGGGATCTCCAGGTTCTCGGTGGACGGGCTGAGCGTGGCGATCAGCACGGCCGTCGCCGCCGCCTGGATGACCACCGCGGCGCTGCCACCGAGGAAAGTCGAGAGGACGACGGCGAGGATCACCACGAGGGCGAGCTGCCAGGGCCCGGTCCCGAGGAAGTAGATGAGCACGTCGCCGATGAGCACCCCGATGGCCACCCCGAGGATCAGCTCGACCGTCCGGCGCATCCGCTGGCCCACCGAGGCGGCCAGCGTGCCGACCGCCGAGATCGGCGCGAAGACCGGTTCGGGGT contains:
- a CDS encoding FUSC family protein, which codes for MAVARNRRRVLRHRTGRLRDGLVDVDSARIAGAMSELRHRGHATLRDRLHRVRSAMVLALQAGLAAALAWLAAHELLGNPEPVFAPISAVGTLAASVGQRMRRTVELILGVAIGVLIGDVLIYFLGTGPWQLALVVILAVVLSTFLGGSAAVVIQAAATAVLIATLSPSTENLEIPRFVDAFVGGGIALLVTAVLLPLNPLRVINRAARPALDLLADQLDRAAQGIRDRDRDRCQGALERLRANHEELTAFAEAIEGAKETITISPARWHRRDELAHYAEAAVPVDRAMRNSGTLIRRAVTMIEDGEPVPDPLPDAIGHLAESVRLLRHEFAVGAEPQDSRERSLRAVSEAGRAYTQGVGFSGSVVVAQVRTTASDLMVASGLEQEEANRLIRASFGEQESAGRPAPPRPAPPPPP
- a CDS encoding GroES family chaperonin, translating into MTADQNGDPGLPIRLLHDRVLVRLEGNEGERRSTAGIVIPATAAVGKRLAWATAVGVGPNVRSIVSGDRVLFDPDDRSEVELHGRGYVLLRERDVHAVAAERVEPDSTGLYL
- a CDS encoding AI-2E family transporter, which codes for MTTVGYLEVRVSRLERVRGRLRHAYESGRDAVRAGRERHRVRADAVPAAQGGPESGVASPDNPGPVAPSSAVVVGAETPAALHSSTASRDDADVPHALRIGAAWSWRLLVVGLVGWALLRIVSQIRIVIIPLAVALLLSALLAPAVGWLLRARFPRSLATAVVLVGGVAAVVGTLTLVVNEFIKGVPELSKKSSQGVRQIQDWLKTGPLHMSDSQLDRYIDEGQQWVNDNTNQLTSGALSTAATVAELLTGTLLVVFATFFFLRDGRVIWRFLVRLLPVAARWKVDDAGQASWSTLVAYVRATVLVAFIDAVGIGIFLVVFDVPFAFPLAALVFLGAFIPIVGATLSGTVAVLVALVDSGVVTALIILGVVIGVQQVEGHILQPLIMGRAVAIHPLAVIIGIAAGVVLAGITGALVSVPLIAVLNTAVRRLAARTVPDTPPDAVVVAAKAP